A window from Patescibacteria group bacterium encodes these proteins:
- a CDS encoding CxxC-x17-CxxC domain-containing protein, producing MYSKKEMFPATCSQCGQACQVPFRPTSGKPVLCSHCFEKQKENQPNRSKRRDFRKGDRPMFSAVCDQCGQECQVPFRPTSGKPIYCNDCFAKEGRSGDRRGNKSWRGRSDRRNRDGAGNKQLAEQLKSLGYKLDKVISILEQPVVKKKSQAKKVKTKKPAPKKKTKKLTKKKSKKTAKKKP from the coding sequence ATGTACTCTAAAAAAGAAATGTTCCCAGCCACCTGCAGTCAGTGTGGCCAGGCCTGCCAGGTCCCTTTTCGGCCGACCAGTGGCAAGCCGGTTTTATGCAGCCATTGCTTTGAGAAGCAAAAAGAAAACCAACCAAACCGATCAAAAAGGCGTGATTTTAGAAAAGGCGATCGGCCGATGTTCTCAGCGGTTTGTGATCAATGCGGCCAGGAATGCCAAGTGCCTTTTCGGCCGACCAGTGGCAAACCAATCTACTGTAATGACTGTTTTGCCAAAGAAGGCCGGTCAGGCGATCGGCGAGGCAATAAAAGCTGGCGTGGCCGAAGTGACCGGAGAAACCGCGATGGAGCCGGCAATAAGCAGCTAGCTGAGCAATTAAAATCCTTAGGCTACAAATTGGATAAGGTTATCAGTATCTTGGAACAGCCAGTGGTCAAGAAAAAATCTCAAGCCAAGAAAGTTAAGACAAAAAAGCCAGCCCCAAAGAAAAAAACCAAGAAACTGACTAAAAAGAAATCCAAAAAAACAGCTAAAAAGAAGCCATAA